The following coding sequences are from one Nicotiana tabacum cultivar K326 chromosome 1, ASM71507v2, whole genome shotgun sequence window:
- the LOC107762325 gene encoding uncharacterized protein LOC107762325 isoform X4 has protein sequence MSWLKSAMSKAVEVGNNNLTRTVKNYADSVVQQAGQAVAELHHRIGNRNFKSFKQTVKRLEEASVSCRGPERVRLLKMWLAVLKEIEKRIEVSAEDKDKINEQQYPSEEAKENPRKQSLVLYYDSEMGGEPMNFRDVFLYSQALEGISISMILEAPNEEEVSFLLELFGLCLTGGKEVHYAIVSSIQDLAKAFSSYQDEVLVKREELLQFAESAITGLKINADLGRIDAEVSLLKKKLDEIKAAKDPNGEGHEMMSQETVASIEALKGALAHIRVCSKLEGLLLKKKALKYGDSPEVHVQKVDKLKVLSESLASSTCKAEKKISDHRIQKEEALKFRVTKTSEVGEIEKDLATEVSALEKLRDEIEAQLKQVNISLAAANARLQNVREERDQFYEANDQIVAHLKTREDELTKSIGSCKVEANILSTWINFLEDTWTLQSSFTESKDKEVSVELEKHEDYFVNLVMQLLSVYEKELRPSIDRISKFVENLKTLGEGSAVGSGVSKSLSPRKSLEEEYLDYEAKQAFYRDWTNSDMPIGRVGGKSWCGC, from the exons GGGAATAGGAACTTCAAAAGCTTCAAACAGACGGTCAAAAGATTGGAAGAAGCTTCTGTTTCTTGCAGGGGACCAGAGAGAGTTCGATTGCTGAAAATGTGGTTAGCTGTACTTAAAGAAATTGAAAAGAGGATTGAGGTTTCTGCTGAAGATAAGGATAAGATCAACGAGCAGCAGTATCCTTCTGAAGAAGCAAAGGAGAATCCAAGAAAACAATCTCTG GTTCTCTATTATGATTCTGAGATGGGTGGTGAACCAATGAACTTCCGTGACGTCTTTCTTTACAGTCAAGCTTTGGAGGGCATATCAATATCTATG ATTCTTGAAGCGCCAAATGAAGAAGAAGTCTCTTTCCTGCTTGAATTGTTTGG ACTCTGTCTCACTGGAGGAAAAGAGGTTCACTATGCAATAGTCAGCAGTATCCAGGATCTGGCAAAAGCTTTCTCAAGCTACCAAGATGAAGTATTG GTAAAGCGAGAGGAGCTGCTCCAGTTTGCAGAAAGTGCTATCACAGGTTTGAAAATTAATGCAGATCTTGGGAG AATTGATGCTGAGGTCTCATTGTTGAAGAAAAAACTTGATGAAATAAAAGCAGCAAAGGACCCAAATGGTGAGGGTCATGAAATGATGTCTCAAGAGACTGTTGCTTCAATAGAG GCTCTGAAAGGAGCACTTGCACATATTCGGGTCTGCTCTAAATTAGAAGGGCTTCTACTGAAGAAAAAAGCTCTGAAATATGGGGACTCCCCTGAAGTCCATGTTCAGAAG GTTGATAAGTTGAAAGTCTTATCTGAATCTCTTGCTAGCTCCACCTGCAAAGCTGAAAAGAAGATCTCCGACCACAG AATTCAGAAAGAGGAGGCACTAAAATTCCGTGTGACCAAGACTAGCGAAGTTGGTGAAATAGAGAAG GACTTAGCGACTGAGGTTTCTGCACTGGAGAAACTAAGAGATGAGATTGAAGCTCAGTTGAAACAG GTTAATATCTCATTGGCTGCGGCTAATGCACGCCTTCAAAATGTCCGAGAAGAGAGGGACCAGTTCTATGAAGCTAATGATCAGATTGTTGCTCATTTAAAAACTAGG GAAGACGAGCTGACAAAATCCATTGGCTCATGTAAAGTTGAAGCAAATATCCTTAGTACATGGATTAACTTTTTGGAAGATACTTGGACCCTTCAGTCTTCATTTACAGAGAGTAAAGACAAGGAGGTCAG TGTTGAACTCGAAAAGCATGAGGATTATTTTGTAAACTTGGTGATGCAACTCCTCTCTGTTTATGAG AAAGAGTTGAGGCCTTCTATTGATCGCATTTCTAAATTTGTTGAGAACTTGAAGACTTTAGGTGAAGG CTCAGCTGTGGGATCTGGTGTCTCAAAATCGTTGAGCCCCAGGAAAAGTCTGGAGGAGGAATACTTGGACTATGAAGCCAAG CAGGCATTTTACAGAGATTGGACAAACTCcgacatgccaattggaagagttggtggaaagagttggtgtggatgctag